The following are from one region of the Rhodopirellula sp. P2 genome:
- a CDS encoding four-helix bundle copper-binding protein, protein MSSATASMKECIENCQECQTTCADTLTNHCLSEGGDHVGQDHVKLMLDCIAACAACVDFMSRNSDHHAHYCKACAAICKACADSCEKVGNMDKCVECCRKCHESCSSMAA, encoded by the coding sequence ATGAGCTCTGCAACAGCATCCATGAAAGAGTGCATCGAAAACTGCCAAGAGTGCCAGACGACCTGTGCTGACACGTTGACCAATCACTGCTTATCCGAAGGCGGCGACCACGTCGGCCAAGATCACGTCAAGCTGATGCTCGACTGTATCGCCGCCTGTGCGGCCTGCGTCGACTTCATGAGCCGCAACAGCGATCACCACGCACACTACTGCAAAGCTTGCGCAGCGATTTGCAAGGCCTGCGCCGACAGTTGCGAGAAGGTCGGCAATATGGACAAATGCGTCGAGTGTTGCCGTAAATGCCACGAAAGCTGTTCGTCGATGGCGGCGTAG
- a CDS encoding heavy metal translocating P-type ATPase: MDHAKKHETSLPVADPSMQIDPVCGMKVPADSPRSANFQGKQYVFCSDGCLSKFQDDPAGVLAKRSQKEAASDSSCCGGEAAIQIGEPSTTSSCCGGHSSTKASDSPADPTAIYTCPMHPEIEQVGPGDCPICGMDLEPKVVSIADEGEDQQYADMKRRFWVGVALSVPLLVIAMGPMVGLRIADWMSQTMFGWLQLALATPVVFWCGWPLLVRGAKSFRTMNLNMFSLIAVGTLAAYLFSLVVVLLPGVIPEAFFENGVPPLYFEAAAVIITLVLLGQVLELRARQQTGGAIRELMKLAPDTAHRITDDGEEDVSLDSVHKGDRLRVRPGEKVPVDGKVLSGSSSVDESMLTGEPMPVKKVEGDEITGGTLNQTGALVMEAVGVGGDTVLNRIVQMVADAQRSRAPIQKLVDVVARYFVPAVIVCSILAFIGWAVFGPEPQLAHAFVAAVAVLIIACPCALGLATPMSVMVGVGRGAKEGVLIKNAEVLEVMEKVDTIVVDKTGTLTQGRPEVTGVETFGDWNENGVLTLAAAVEAQSEHPLAQAVVRRAKADELQVVEASEFNSITGGGVRARVDDHDVLIGKADLLDEQGIEGVDAGREKAGSRQAEGATVVFVAIDHSLAAILAITDPIKQSTPAALKTLHELGLKVVMLTGDAEPTAKAVASRLGIDEFHAGVSPEEKHDFVRELKKEGKTVAMCGDGINDAPALAEANVGIAMGTGTGVAIESAGVTLVGGDLRGVVAAANLSRKTMSNIRQNLFFAFIYNALGIPVAAGLLYPFFGVLLSPMIAAAAMSFSSVSVIANALRLRAAKLT; this comes from the coding sequence ATGGACCACGCCAAGAAACACGAGACTTCATTGCCGGTCGCCGATCCGTCAATGCAAATTGATCCTGTTTGCGGCATGAAGGTGCCTGCGGACAGTCCCCGTTCGGCGAATTTCCAAGGCAAACAATACGTATTCTGTAGTGATGGATGCTTGAGTAAATTCCAGGATGATCCCGCTGGGGTGCTGGCAAAACGATCGCAAAAGGAGGCGGCAAGCGACTCGTCTTGTTGCGGTGGAGAAGCGGCGATTCAGATTGGAGAACCCTCGACGACTTCGTCATGCTGCGGTGGTCACTCATCGACCAAGGCGAGCGATTCTCCGGCAGACCCAACTGCCATCTACACCTGTCCCATGCATCCGGAGATCGAGCAGGTTGGCCCTGGCGATTGCCCAATCTGCGGGATGGACTTGGAACCAAAAGTGGTTTCGATCGCTGACGAAGGAGAAGACCAACAGTACGCCGACATGAAACGTCGCTTTTGGGTTGGCGTTGCGCTGTCGGTGCCACTGCTCGTAATCGCGATGGGGCCGATGGTGGGCTTGCGGATCGCGGATTGGATGAGCCAGACGATGTTTGGTTGGTTGCAGTTGGCCCTCGCGACGCCAGTCGTTTTCTGGTGCGGGTGGCCATTGTTGGTTCGCGGAGCCAAGTCGTTTCGCACAATGAACTTGAACATGTTCTCGTTGATCGCGGTGGGCACGTTGGCTGCTTACTTGTTCAGCTTGGTCGTGGTGCTGCTTCCGGGGGTGATCCCAGAAGCCTTCTTCGAGAATGGTGTGCCACCTCTGTATTTTGAAGCGGCGGCGGTGATCATCACTTTGGTATTGCTCGGACAAGTGTTGGAACTGCGAGCACGTCAGCAGACTGGCGGAGCGATTCGCGAACTCATGAAGCTTGCTCCCGATACGGCACACCGAATCACAGACGATGGCGAGGAAGACGTCTCGCTAGATTCAGTACACAAGGGTGATCGGTTACGAGTTCGCCCCGGTGAGAAGGTTCCAGTCGATGGGAAAGTGCTTAGCGGGTCGAGCAGCGTCGATGAGTCGATGTTGACGGGCGAGCCGATGCCTGTGAAAAAGGTCGAGGGCGACGAAATCACCGGCGGAACGTTGAATCAGACCGGTGCACTTGTGATGGAAGCCGTCGGCGTCGGCGGAGACACGGTTCTCAACCGCATCGTGCAAATGGTTGCGGACGCTCAGCGAAGTCGTGCGCCGATTCAGAAACTGGTCGATGTGGTCGCTCGGTACTTTGTGCCAGCGGTGATCGTTTGTTCGATTCTCGCGTTCATCGGATGGGCGGTGTTTGGCCCGGAACCGCAACTGGCTCATGCCTTTGTAGCGGCCGTTGCAGTGTTGATCATTGCTTGTCCGTGTGCATTGGGGCTGGCGACGCCGATGTCGGTGATGGTGGGTGTTGGCCGCGGTGCAAAGGAAGGCGTGCTGATCAAGAACGCAGAAGTCCTGGAGGTCATGGAGAAGGTCGACACGATCGTCGTCGACAAGACTGGCACGCTCACGCAAGGACGGCCGGAAGTGACTGGCGTCGAGACGTTTGGTGATTGGAATGAAAACGGTGTGTTGACGTTAGCTGCGGCGGTTGAAGCACAGAGCGAACATCCGTTGGCTCAGGCGGTCGTTCGCCGAGCGAAGGCGGATGAGTTGCAGGTTGTTGAGGCAAGTGAATTTAACAGTATCACCGGTGGCGGAGTTCGAGCTCGCGTCGATGATCATGATGTGTTGATTGGCAAGGCTGACTTGTTGGACGAACAAGGCATCGAGGGAGTCGATGCGGGAAGGGAAAAAGCGGGTTCGCGTCAGGCCGAAGGTGCGACAGTTGTGTTCGTGGCGATCGACCACTCGCTGGCCGCTATTCTCGCAATCACTGATCCGATCAAGCAAAGCACGCCCGCGGCCTTGAAGACGTTGCACGAACTCGGATTGAAGGTGGTGATGTTAACTGGCGACGCTGAACCGACCGCGAAAGCAGTCGCATCAAGGCTGGGTATCGACGAGTTTCATGCTGGGGTTTCGCCTGAGGAAAAGCATGACTTTGTTCGCGAGTTGAAGAAGGAGGGCAAGACGGTGGCGATGTGTGGGGATGGGATCAATGACGCTCCTGCACTTGCCGAAGCGAATGTCGGCATTGCCATGGGCACGGGAACGGGCGTAGCGATTGAATCTGCGGGCGTCACGCTCGTCGGTGGCGATCTGCGCGGCGTTGTGGCGGCGGCGAACTTGAGCCGAAAAACGATGAGCAACATTCGTCAGAACTTGTTCTTCGCTTTCATCTACAACGCATTGGGAATCCCGGTCGCAGCCGGATTGCTGTATCCGTTCTTTGGCGTCTTGCTCAGCCCCATGATTGCAGCGGCAGCGATGAGTTTTAGCAGTGTGTCAGTGATTGCGAATGCGTTGAGATTGCGGGCAGCGAAGCTTACATAG